One region of Bubalus bubalis isolate 160015118507 breed Murrah chromosome 15, NDDB_SH_1, whole genome shotgun sequence genomic DNA includes:
- the FABP4 gene encoding fatty acid-binding protein, adipocyte codes for MCDAFVGTWKLVSSENFDDYMKEVGVGFATRKVAGMAKPTLIISVNGDVVTIRSESTFKNTEISFKLDQEFDEVTPDDRKVKSIVNLDEGALVQVQNWDGKSTTIKRKLVDDKMVLECVMNGVTATRVYERA; via the exons ATGTGTGATGCATTTGTAGGTACCTGGAAACTTGTCTCCAGTGAAAACTTTGATGATTACATGAAAGAAGTGG GCGTGGGCTTTGCTACCAGGAAAGTGGCTGGCATGGCCAAACCCACTTTGATCATCAGTGTGAATGGGGATGTGGTCACCATTAGATCAGAAAGCACCTTTAAAAATACTGAGATTTCCTTCAAATTGGACCAGGAATTTGATGAAGTCACTCCAGATGACAGGAAAGTCAAG AGCATCGTAAACTTAGATGAAGGTGCTCTGGTACAAGTACAAAACTGGGATGGAAAATCAACCACCATAAAGAGAAAACTCGTGGATGATAAGATGGTGCTG GAATGTGTCATGAATGGTGTCACTGCTACCAGAGTTTATGAGAGAGCATAA